The proteins below are encoded in one region of Desulfobacterales bacterium:
- the queD gene encoding 6-carboxytetrahydropterin synthase QueD encodes MFELKVVTHFAAAHQLKMVSKKCENLHGHNWKVEVYITGKTLNSAGVLIDFGQLKKHVSSIMEQLDHKFLNELNYFQEKNPSSEIISQYIAQTLQKAIDDPSIRVSRVATWESEDACATYIVD; translated from the coding sequence ATGTTTGAATTAAAAGTCGTTACCCATTTTGCCGCGGCCCATCAGCTGAAAATGGTATCAAAAAAATGCGAAAATCTTCATGGGCATAACTGGAAAGTCGAGGTATATATAACCGGTAAAACGCTGAATTCGGCCGGTGTACTGATCGATTTTGGACAACTCAAAAAGCATGTCTCATCGATCATGGAACAGCTCGATCATAAATTTCTCAATGAGCTGAATTACTTTCAGGAAAAAAATCCGTCTTCGGAAATCATCTCGCAATATATCGCCCAAACGCTTCAGAAGGCCATCGATGATCCATCCATTCGTGTCAGCCGTGTAGCCACCTGGGAATCCGAGGATGCCTGTGCCACATATATCGTTGACTGA
- the pyrE gene encoding orotate phosphoribosyltransferase: protein MTTEGNMKQRMKEELISILCKKSFKYSPDSIFKLVSGKTSCFYVNCKPTTLSPRGMYLVGHLVFDSIAHLHVDGVGGLTFGADPIAIATAFASELNGKPVNAFSIRKDRKDHGISKWIEGDMLPGQRAVIIDDVATTGGSTIKAIERARSEGIDVVKAVILVDRQEGGIENIRHHVDDVTAIITKDDLIRHCK from the coding sequence ATGACAACAGAAGGTAATATGAAACAGCGCATGAAAGAAGAATTGATTAGTATCCTCTGCAAAAAATCGTTTAAATACAGCCCGGATTCCATATTTAAACTGGTTTCCGGGAAGACGAGTTGTTTTTACGTAAACTGTAAACCGACCACATTAAGTCCAAGAGGAATGTATCTGGTGGGGCATCTGGTCTTTGATTCCATTGCACATTTGCACGTTGACGGTGTGGGCGGCCTTACGTTTGGTGCCGATCCGATTGCCATTGCGACGGCCTTTGCATCGGAGTTGAACGGCAAGCCGGTCAACGCGTTTTCCATACGAAAAGATCGGAAGGATCACGGAATTTCCAAATGGATTGAAGGCGACATGCTGCCGGGCCAGCGGGCGGTTATTATCGACGATGTTGCAACGACCGGGGGATCCACCATCAAGGCGATCGAGCGGGCACGATCAGAAGGCATAGACGTTGTCAAGGCGGTGATACTGGTGGACCGTCAGGAAGGTGGCATCGAAAATATCCGTCACCATGTGGATGATGTCACTGCGATAATCACTAAAGATGATTTGATCCGGCACTGCAAATAG
- a CDS encoding ATP-binding cassette domain-containing protein produces MTTGSDLSSIIRMFHVHKRYGSKHVLMDISLDIAKNELFFISGPSGAGKSTLLKLLYLGEPTSEGQILVDGINLSRISRKRIPFLRRKFGIIFQNYQLIPTKTVFENIALVLEASGETNNRLIRKKVTTLLRIIGMEDRHYAYPPYLSGGEQQKVAVARAVAGNPQIILADEPTGSLDCESADMIMDLLHRFHMRGATVIISTHDKGLIRKTGGREIQLNNGCIQHMNF; encoded by the coding sequence ATGACAACCGGCAGCGACCTCAGTTCCATTATCCGTATGTTTCATGTCCACAAACGGTATGGATCAAAACACGTCTTGATGGATATCTCCCTGGACATAGCGAAAAATGAACTTTTTTTTATCAGCGGCCCCAGTGGCGCCGGAAAATCCACCCTTCTAAAACTGCTCTATCTCGGGGAGCCGACCTCCGAAGGCCAGATTTTGGTTGACGGAATAAACCTGTCCAGAATTTCCCGGAAACGGATCCCCTTTCTCAGACGCAAATTCGGAATTATTTTTCAAAATTATCAGCTGATACCGACGAAAACCGTATTTGAAAACATCGCATTGGTTCTTGAAGCCTCCGGCGAGACCAACAACCGTTTAATACGTAAAAAAGTAACCACTCTCCTGAGGATTATCGGCATGGAAGACAGGCATTATGCCTACCCCCCATACCTCTCGGGCGGAGAGCAGCAAAAAGTAGCCGTTGCCAGAGCCGTTGCCGGAAATCCCCAGATCATCCTTGCCGATGAGCCTACCGGGAGTCTGGATTGTGAATCAGCCGATATGATAATGGATCTGTTACACCGGTTTCATATGCGCGGGGCCACTGTAATTATTTCAACTCACGACAAGGGGCTGATCCGTAAAACCGGCGGGCGGGAAATTCAACTCAACAACGGATGTATTCAGCACATGAATTTCTGA
- the ftsX gene encoding permease-like cell division protein FtsX, which yields MMILFIKRAFRDMIQNPFLNAITVTTIAFSILIISAFTLFSVNAQGFMNSWKQGFHMMVYLKPAVTEANISAAQSSIEAIGGVNSVRFISKEAALVQMKEQMIHQASFFDGLTENPLPDAFEIHISDALQSDHPVETIATLIESFDPVEKVEYGREWIERVFHVFHLVRLAGYAMGGLFFMAAAFIVANTMRLGLYSKAGEIEIMRLVGATDRFIKTPFYIQAVIHGAGGAVLGVCALYAVYGYLTGQIDSNLSAGLFHIRFLPLNHIIAIFTGSMGAGWLGCYFSLKQFLNA from the coding sequence ATGATGATTCTGTTTATAAAACGGGCCTTCCGTGACATGATTCAAAATCCCTTTCTTAACGCCATCACCGTTACCACGATTGCATTTTCCATTCTGATCATCAGCGCGTTCACCCTGTTTTCCGTCAATGCACAGGGGTTCATGAATTCATGGAAACAGGGATTTCACATGATGGTTTATTTAAAACCGGCCGTAACCGAGGCGAATATCAGCGCTGCGCAGAGTTCAATTGAAGCCATTGGAGGGGTGAATTCCGTGCGGTTCATATCTAAAGAAGCAGCGCTTGTACAGATGAAAGAGCAGATGATTCATCAGGCGTCTTTTTTTGACGGTTTAACTGAAAACCCTTTGCCCGATGCTTTCGAAATTCACATCAGCGACGCATTACAATCGGATCATCCGGTGGAAACCATCGCAACATTAATCGAATCCTTTGATCCGGTGGAAAAAGTTGAATACGGGAGGGAGTGGATCGAACGAGTATTTCATGTATTTCATCTGGTGCGTCTGGCCGGTTATGCCATGGGGGGTCTTTTTTTTATGGCCGCCGCATTTATCGTAGCCAACACCATGCGCCTGGGGCTTTATTCCAAAGCCGGGGAAATAGAAATCATGCGATTGGTCGGGGCCACAGACCGGTTCATCAAAACCCCTTTTTATATTCAGGCCGTTATCCATGGCGCGGGGGGAGCCGTTTTAGGGGTTTGCGCCTTGTACGCCGTATATGGATACTTGACGGGCCAGATCGACAGCAACTTGTCCGCAGGTCTTTTCCATATCCGCTTTCTACCATTGAACCATATCATTGCCATATTTACGGGCAGCATGGGTGCAGGATGGCTGGGGTGTTATTTTTCACTGAAACAGTTTTTAAACGCATAG
- a CDS encoding peptidoglycan DD-metalloendopeptidase family protein, with protein MLFFTETVFKRIVFIATVMALSLMPMRTFGEEKKLTAVISADRLTLRTGPGTTATPLSVLEKGTSLTVLSSPDDEWIKVTDGDTIGYIINRKRYVNISEVEKFPRDPAALRQKADSLHQQISASKEKIRSYTQTESDMIQNLNKIELTLADTRNQLRDIDKKIQNIGQRINETETICQALKQQITDNERYASNRLKALYAITRLGSMNALAATGNLTTLFQQKTYMKRILTHDDRIRTKLIADKKNFANFLLELESGKKNELIMQKEYNCRLETLSREKARREDILSEIKTRRSLELAAVESRKQAALKLEQIIESFNTSVQQNTPSIDRFSSFRGLLKTPVRGKNKNLFGPYKHSSLNSNLFRSGIDIQAERGEPVTAVSAGRIIYSSWLKNYGNMIVIDHGDHYYTVYAHTEEMFKATGDRVDAGEVIATVGDSGSIDGAKLYFEIRHHGKALDPLKWIRHEDFPEITSAHH; from the coding sequence GTGTTATTTTTCACTGAAACAGTTTTTAAACGCATAGTCTTCATCGCAACGGTCATGGCACTGAGCCTGATGCCCATGCGCACCTTCGGGGAAGAGAAAAAATTGACGGCCGTTATTTCAGCAGACCGACTGACGCTTCGGACAGGGCCCGGAACCACAGCAACACCTCTCAGTGTCCTGGAAAAAGGCACCTCCCTGACGGTCCTGTCTTCACCCGACGATGAATGGATCAAAGTCACCGATGGAGATACGATTGGCTATATCATTAACCGGAAACGGTATGTAAATATTTCAGAGGTGGAAAAATTCCCCCGGGATCCTGCCGCGCTCAGGCAGAAGGCTGACAGTCTCCATCAGCAGATCAGCGCCTCAAAAGAAAAAATTCGTTCGTATACCCAAACGGAATCCGATATGATTCAAAATCTGAACAAAATTGAGCTTACGCTTGCTGATACCCGAAATCAGCTCCGAGACATCGACAAAAAAATCCAAAACATCGGACAACGGATCAACGAAACCGAAACCATCTGCCAGGCACTGAAACAGCAAATCACGGACAACGAGCGCTATGCATCCAACCGATTGAAAGCCCTGTACGCCATCACCCGCCTGGGCAGCATGAATGCACTGGCTGCGACCGGCAACCTTACGACGCTTTTTCAGCAGAAAACATACATGAAACGTATTCTCACCCATGACGACCGGATCAGGACCAAACTGATTGCTGATAAGAAAAATTTTGCAAATTTTTTACTTGAACTTGAATCAGGAAAAAAAAACGAGCTGATAATGCAGAAAGAATATAACTGCCGGCTGGAGACACTGAGCCGGGAAAAAGCTCGGCGGGAAGATATTTTATCTGAAATCAAAACCCGGAGGTCTCTGGAACTGGCGGCGGTCGAATCGCGAAAGCAGGCAGCATTGAAACTTGAGCAGATAATTGAGTCCTTCAACACGTCGGTTCAACAGAACACCCCTTCAATTGATCGGTTTTCCTCTTTTAGGGGGTTGCTTAAAACACCCGTAAGGGGTAAAAACAAAAATTTGTTCGGACCGTATAAACATTCGTCATTAAACAGCAACCTTTTCCGATCCGGAATTGATATACAGGCTGAAAGAGGCGAACCGGTTACCGCTGTAAGCGCCGGTCGAATTATTTATTCCAGCTGGCTTAAAAATTATGGTAATATGATCGTAATTGATCATGGGGATCATTATTATACCGTTTATGCGCATACTGAAGAAATGTTTAAAGCCACTGGCGACCGGGTGGACGCCGGGGAAGTGATCGCAACAGTTGGTGATTCCGGTTCTATCGACGGAGCGAAGTTATATTTTGAAATTCGCCATCACGGGAAAGCCTTGGATCCTCTGAAATGGATCCGCCATGAAGATTTTCCGGAGATAACCAGCGCCCATCATTGA
- a CDS encoding S41 family peptidase, with amino-acid sequence MTYKKQRHTRLWLVMTIAVIFWTVGTGFFHDSSANNEETYKGLKLFSDVIDIIEKNYVDDVESRDLIQKAIQGMVTSLDPHSSFLPPEAFDELRFDTHGEFGGIGIVITLQKGVLTVISPIEGTPAYREGIKAGDIIIKVDDTPTKDMMLWEAVKKMRGPKGTSVVITIVREGEQKPLEFKLVRDLIPIESVRAKMIEPGYGYIWITNFRDNTTEDLENALMQMESEAPPLKGLILDLRDNPGGLLDQSIKVSDLFLEDGIVVSIKGRDNRNTKIFRAHPDTDRRTYPIVILINGGSASASEIVAGALQDNHRALILGTTSFGKGSVQTVETLRDGYGLKLTVARYYTPSGRSIQAQGITPDITVKNRVLDKDEADSSDTEAHMLKEKDLKNHLEVIKPEKKSEKPPETTPEDDADPKTPGPGHQFRNGPIDVENLQTDNQVIRALEILKSYDILKHMNN; translated from the coding sequence ATGACATATAAAAAACAGCGCCATACCAGGCTGTGGCTGGTCATGACCATCGCCGTTATTTTCTGGACGGTGGGAACCGGTTTTTTTCATGATTCGTCCGCAAATAATGAAGAAACGTATAAAGGATTAAAACTGTTTTCGGATGTCATCGACATCATCGAAAAAAACTACGTCGATGATGTGGAAAGCAGGGACCTGATTCAAAAAGCGATTCAGGGCATGGTAACCAGCCTGGATCCGCATTCATCATTTCTGCCGCCAGAAGCGTTCGATGAACTCCGGTTTGATACTCACGGCGAGTTCGGCGGGATTGGGATTGTCATCACCCTGCAAAAAGGAGTGCTGACGGTTATTTCACCCATTGAAGGCACACCGGCATACCGTGAGGGAATAAAAGCCGGCGACATTATCATAAAGGTAGACGATACCCCCACCAAGGACATGATGCTGTGGGAAGCCGTGAAGAAAATGCGAGGGCCGAAAGGCACAAGTGTCGTAATTACCATTGTCCGAGAAGGCGAGCAGAAGCCCTTGGAATTTAAGCTCGTTCGTGATCTGATACCCATCGAGAGCGTCAGAGCCAAAATGATAGAGCCCGGATACGGATACATCTGGATTACTAATTTCAGGGACAACACCACTGAGGATCTTGAAAACGCCCTCATGCAGATGGAATCCGAAGCGCCCCCCTTAAAAGGTCTTATTCTGGATCTTCGCGACAATCCGGGCGGACTGCTGGATCAATCCATCAAGGTGTCGGATTTATTCCTTGAAGATGGCATTGTGGTCTCCATCAAAGGCCGGGATAATCGTAATACAAAAATTTTCAGGGCCCATCCGGACACCGACAGAAGAACCTATCCGATTGTCATACTGATTAACGGCGGCAGTGCCAGCGCATCCGAAATCGTTGCCGGCGCGCTGCAGGACAATCACCGTGCCCTGATTCTGGGAACCACCTCATTTGGTAAAGGATCGGTACAAACCGTTGAAACCCTTCGGGACGGCTACGGGCTGAAATTAACCGTTGCCAGATACTATACCCCCAGCGGGCGGTCCATCCAGGCACAGGGAATCACGCCGGACATTACAGTAAAAAATCGCGTCCTGGACAAAGACGAGGCTGATTCATCAGACACCGAAGCACACATGCTGAAGGAAAAGGATTTAAAAAATCATCTTGAAGTCATCAAGCCCGAAAAAAAGAGCGAAAAGCCCCCGGAAACCACTCCGGAAGACGACGCAGACCCAAAAACGCCCGGCCCCGGACATCAATTCCGAAACGGACCGATCGATGTTGAGAACCTTCAGACGGACAATCAGGTCATAAGAGCGCTTGAAATATTGAAAAGTTATGACATATTGAAACATATGAACAACTGA
- a CDS encoding divergent polysaccharide deacetylase family protein: MAKKIQKKKSKKRDSPSVSRSFTDQIKQIMMAIGILILVVAVSAIAIRHFIRQAPSPKRPAPQTSPAAPIHQAHKTPQPPAYKIYPQDNARPNNLIPESKPSRVSMKPQVAIIIDDIGYDKAIAEKFLKLDIPLTISILPFSPFQKGIVRSAHAKGTEIMLHLPMEPTEYPRIDPGPGALLTSMNPDELIDQLLKDIHAVNGIKGVNNHMGSKMTSVSTQMYQIFTILKKQNLYFIDSRTTSLSLCNPSARLLQIPFAQRDVFLDHKQDATFIRNQINQLIHIAQKNGTAVAIAHPHSITYTVLRESLPELKKHLTIVSASTLTRIIE; this comes from the coding sequence ATGGCAAAAAAAATCCAAAAGAAAAAATCCAAAAAACGCGATTCCCCGTCAGTCTCGAGATCATTCACCGATCAGATAAAACAGATTATGATGGCGATAGGGATTCTAATCCTTGTTGTGGCTGTATCTGCCATCGCGATCCGTCATTTTATCCGGCAGGCGCCCTCTCCCAAGCGCCCTGCACCGCAGACTTCTCCGGCTGCACCGATCCATCAGGCGCATAAAACGCCCCAGCCTCCGGCATATAAAATCTATCCACAGGATAACGCACGTCCGAATAATCTCATACCCGAATCCAAGCCGTCACGCGTTTCAATGAAACCTCAAGTTGCCATTATTATAGACGATATCGGTTATGACAAAGCCATCGCGGAAAAGTTTCTAAAACTTGATATCCCGTTAACGATCTCCATATTGCCATTCAGCCCGTTTCAAAAGGGTATTGTTCGTTCCGCCCATGCGAAAGGCACGGAAATAATGCTTCACCTGCCCATGGAACCGACCGAATATCCGCGGATTGATCCGGGCCCGGGAGCACTTCTGACTTCTATGAATCCGGATGAACTCATCGACCAGCTCCTCAAGGATATTCATGCCGTAAACGGAATCAAAGGTGTTAATAATCATATGGGATCTAAAATGACTTCTGTATCGACTCAAATGTACCAGATTTTTACGATACTGAAAAAGCAGAACCTGTATTTTATTGACAGCCGTACCACGTCGCTTTCACTTTGCAATCCATCGGCACGACTGCTCCAGATTCCGTTTGCCCAGAGAGACGTATTTCTGGATCACAAACAGGATGCGACTTTCATCCGCAATCAAATCAATCAACTGATTCATATCGCGCAGAAAAACGGTACGGCCGTCGCTATTGCTCATCCCCATTCCATAACCTACACCGTTCTCCGGGAAAGTCTGCCTGAACTGAAAAAGCATCTTACGATCGTTTCGGCATCAACGCTCACTCGTATTATCGAATAG
- a CDS encoding FAD-binding oxidoreductase produces MVISWPVADPVRSRSRGGTSDQIMNNVLIKEFSPLAGSENILLEYTDRVTYSYDAAVLESVVPSLEVRPVTCGTLGNVIRLCNENRLPVTIRGAGTNLSGGTIPAQNAVVVLTHALNRILDINADDMYAVVEPGVITAKLAAAAEKKGLFYPPGPRQSGRINYRGQCSGKRGRTQGAQIRSDPGLCDAT; encoded by the coding sequence GTGGTGATCAGCTGGCCGGTAGCCGATCCGGTCAGAAGCCGGAGCAGGGGAGGCACGTCCGATCAGATCATGAACAACGTACTGATCAAAGAATTTTCACCCCTCGCCGGTTCAGAAAATATCCTTCTTGAATATACCGACAGAGTGACTTACTCTTACGATGCTGCCGTACTGGAATCCGTTGTACCCTCTCTGGAGGTACGACCCGTCACCTGCGGGACGCTGGGAAACGTCATCCGGCTGTGCAATGAGAACCGGCTGCCCGTTACGATCCGCGGGGCCGGCACGAACCTGAGCGGCGGCACCATTCCGGCACAAAACGCTGTGGTGGTACTGACCCATGCGCTCAATCGAATCCTTGATATCAATGCCGATGACATGTATGCCGTAGTCGAACCCGGGGTGATCACGGCAAAACTGGCTGCAGCCGCCGAAAAAAAAGGGCTCTTTTATCCCCCCGGACCCCGGCAGTCAGGCCGTATCAACTATCGGGGGCAATGTAGCGGAAAACGCGGGCGGACTCAGGGGGCTCAAATACGGAGTGACCCGGGATTGTGCGATGCGACTTGA
- a CDS encoding FAD-linked oxidase C-terminal domain-containing protein, producing MGGNVAENAGGLRGLKYGVTRDCAMRLEFFDTGGEIVKTGSRTVKCATGYNLAGLVTGSEGTSGVFSGIILKLIPPPQSRKSMVAISDSMADASETVAGIVAIRIIPATLEFMGNFTIRAVEDYTHAGDGNLHPTILTDRRDRTEWKRVKAAIEDIFHNALKLGGPLSGEHGIGIAKSGFMEKETTAATITCSRKIRKALDPEGILNPGKIIG from the coding sequence ATCGGGGGCAATGTAGCGGAAAACGCGGGCGGACTCAGGGGGCTCAAATACGGAGTGACCCGGGATTGTGCGATGCGACTTGAATTTTTCGACACAGGCGGAGAGATCGTAAAAACCGGTTCCAGAACCGTAAAGTGTGCAACCGGATACAATCTGGCCGGACTGGTGACAGGCTCTGAAGGCACATCGGGCGTGTTCAGCGGCATCATTCTCAAGCTTATCCCGCCGCCGCAGAGCAGAAAGTCCATGGTCGCCATCTCTGACAGCATGGCGGATGCATCGGAAACCGTTGCCGGTATTGTCGCCATCCGTATCATTCCGGCAACCCTCGAATTCATGGGCAATTTCACCATCCGGGCCGTCGAGGATTACACCCATGCGGGAGACGGGAACCTTCACCCCACCATACTGACCGATCGCCGGGACAGAACCGAATGGAAACGGGTGAAAGCCGCTATTGAGGATATTTTTCACAACGCCCTGAAGCTGGGCGGCCCCTTATCGGGTGAACACGGCATCGGAATTGCCAAATCCGGATTTATGGAAAAAGAAACCACGGCCGCCACGATAACCTGTTCACGAAAAATCCGAAAGGCACTGGATCCTGAAGGCATTCTCAATCCCGGAAAAATTATTGGATAA
- a CDS encoding (Fe-S)-binding protein, with the protein MNRMIELTRLMKELEDSLSVCMRCGMCQGVCPLFAETGLESDVARGKLALLDGLMKKMFENPKGVNDRLNKCLLCGSCSANCPSGVNVIEIFLKARAILTGFMGLSAAKKMILRGMLAHPERFDHLMEWGAKFQHIFTRPVDDLTGTSCSRFVSPLGDRHFKALSDTPFHRSIPALDTAPGSSGIKIAFFVGCLIDKIFPHIGQAALEVFNHHGVGVYIARDEGCCGIPALSSGDTATFNKLVRHNLERFDPEKFDYLVTACATCTSTIKNLWPKMANQDSDDIRKKIALIAEKTLDINQFMVTQLKLERAADDSSRNPQILTYHDPCHLKKSLGVSSEPRQLIQANPDYCLKEMSESDRCCGMGGSFNLLYYGLSSSIGKRKRDSISATGASVVATGCPACMLQISDMLSQAGDRIAVKHPIEIYAEMLKHHDTVSESN; encoded by the coding sequence ATGAATCGTATGATAGAGCTCACCAGACTGATGAAAGAACTGGAAGACAGCCTTTCCGTGTGCATGCGCTGCGGGATGTGCCAGGGCGTCTGCCCCCTGTTTGCGGAAACCGGCCTTGAATCGGATGTGGCCCGCGGAAAGCTCGCGCTGCTGGACGGACTGATGAAAAAAATGTTCGAGAACCCCAAGGGCGTGAACGACCGCCTGAACAAATGTCTGCTTTGCGGAAGCTGTAGCGCCAACTGTCCCAGCGGTGTCAACGTGATAGAGATTTTTCTGAAGGCCCGCGCCATTCTGACCGGCTTCATGGGACTTTCCGCTGCCAAGAAAATGATCCTGAGAGGCATGCTGGCCCACCCCGAACGGTTTGATCACCTGATGGAATGGGGCGCAAAATTTCAACACATATTTACCAGACCGGTCGATGATCTGACAGGGACATCGTGCAGCCGGTTTGTATCGCCGTTGGGAGACCGGCACTTCAAAGCACTTTCAGATACCCCGTTTCACCGGAGCATACCGGCGCTGGATACGGCCCCCGGTTCATCGGGTATTAAAATCGCCTTTTTTGTCGGCTGTCTGATTGACAAGATTTTTCCCCATATCGGCCAAGCCGCCCTGGAAGTATTCAACCATCACGGGGTCGGGGTCTATATCGCCAGAGACGAGGGATGCTGCGGGATTCCCGCCCTGTCTTCCGGAGATACCGCCACGTTCAACAAACTGGTGCGTCACAATCTTGAGCGGTTCGACCCCGAGAAATTCGATTATCTGGTTACCGCATGCGCCACCTGCACATCGACGATCAAAAACCTGTGGCCCAAAATGGCGAATCAGGACAGTGACGATATTCGTAAAAAAATTGCGCTGATTGCAGAAAAAACTTTGGATATCAACCAGTTTATGGTAACCCAGTTAAAACTTGAGCGTGCTGCCGATGATTCATCCCGGAATCCTCAGATCCTCACGTACCACGATCCGTGTCATTTAAAAAAATCTCTGGGGGTATCGTCCGAGCCCAGGCAGCTGATTCAGGCCAATCCCGATTACTGTCTGAAAGAGATGTCCGAATCGGACCGTTGCTGCGGCATGGGAGGAAGCTTTAACCTGCTCTATTACGGCCTGTCATCATCGATCGGAAAACGAAAACGGGATAGCATCTCGGCAACCGGTGCGTCGGTTGTGGCAACCGGATGCCCGGCCTGCATGCTCCAGATCTCAGATATGCTGTCTCAGGCAGGGGACCGGATCGCCGTCAAGCACCCCATAGAAATCTATGCGGAGATGTTGAAACATCATGACACTGTCTCTGAATCCAATTAA
- a CDS encoding response regulator, with amino-acid sequence MKILLVEDEESIRFFISYYFRKKGQSIVAVNDAESALGFVCREIWDVVICDYDLPRMNGIDFLRKVSRTQPGSVKILISGYSEAELGYDSDEAGIDKMIRKPFNAKELVDCIKALK; translated from the coding sequence ATGAAAATACTCCTGGTTGAAGATGAAGAAAGTATACGGTTTTTTATTTCTTACTACTTCAGGAAAAAAGGCCAGTCCATCGTTGCCGTAAACGATGCGGAAAGCGCTTTGGGCTTTGTGTGCAGGGAGATCTGGGATGTCGTGATTTGCGATTATGACCTTCCGCGAATGAATGGGATTGATTTTTTAAGGAAAGTCAGCCGGACACAACCCGGGAGTGTTAAAATCCTCATTTCGGGATATTCAGAAGCCGAGCTGGGGTATGACTCCGACGAAGCGGGGATCGATAAAATGATTCGGAAGCCTTTTAATGCAAAGGAGCTGGTAGATTGTATCAAGGCGCTGAAATGA
- a CDS encoding single-stranded DNA-binding protein, which yields MCLNELNTITDDLIAELNTLAFTPPVSHVYNPLEYAREPYRLYLKRFATPPKEAVFIGMNPGPWGMAQTGIPFGEVNAVRDWLKIEAAVGSPKHIHPKRPVTGFSCHRSEISGKRLWGWAQKKFNRPDRFFARFLVLNYCPLLFIEASGRNKTPNSLRIVERAKVIDICDRALRRTIQVISPEYVIGIGAFAEQRAARALAGLGIPIGRITHPSPANPKANRGWETLIDTELSRLGIYL from the coding sequence ATGTGTCTCAACGAACTGAACACCATCACCGATGATTTGATTGCCGAACTCAACACCCTGGCGTTTACCCCTCCGGTCTCACATGTGTACAACCCGCTTGAATATGCCAGAGAGCCCTATCGCCTCTATCTGAAACGCTTTGCAACGCCTCCAAAGGAAGCTGTTTTCATCGGAATGAATCCGGGCCCCTGGGGAATGGCCCAGACAGGCATCCCTTTCGGCGAGGTCAACGCAGTCAGAGACTGGCTGAAAATTGAAGCTGCCGTTGGATCTCCGAAACACATCCATCCCAAACGGCCGGTAACCGGCTTTTCCTGCCACCGCTCCGAAATCAGCGGAAAACGGTTGTGGGGCTGGGCACAAAAAAAATTTAACCGCCCTGACCGGTTCTTTGCCCGGTTTTTAGTCCTCAATTACTGCCCCCTGCTTTTCATCGAAGCAAGCGGCCGAAACAAAACCCCGAATTCACTTCGTATCGTTGAGCGGGCCAAAGTGATCGACATCTGTGACCGCGCACTGCGCCGGACCATCCAGGTCATCTCTCCCGAATATGTTATCGGAATCGGGGCGTTTGCCGAACAACGGGCCGCAAGAGCGCTGGCCGGACTCGGCATTCCCATTGGCCGCATCACACATCCGAGCCCGGCAAACCCCAAAGCCAACAGGGGATGGGAAACGCTAATTGACACGGAGCTGTCCCGGTTAGGCATATACCTGTAA